The following proteins are encoded in a genomic region of Neurospora crassa OR74A linkage group VI, whole genome shotgun sequence:
- a CDS encoding centrin 3, whose translation MASSQRTIQYTIPGREDFNKLSDEQKTRVGEAFDLFDSNKDGLLSYEEFRFVLRALGFELPKAQTFDLLIRHGQKPANWPLDQECPPVYRLFNLPTAQAIAGTLIRQRDPKEELRRAFRLFDIDGKGMITQDDLRRVSKQVGNNIPDADITAMIEEFDASGKGGVDEDEFLRLMMSKK comes from the exons ATGGCATCTTCACAGCGCACGATACAATACACCATCCCCGGGAGGGAAGACTTTAACAAACTGTCCGACGAGCAGAAAACGCGAGTTGGCGAAGCT TTCGACCTCTTCGACTCCAACAAAGACGGCCTCCTCTCCTACGAAGAATTCCGCTTCGTCCTCCGCGCCCTCGGCTTCGAGCTGCCCAAAGCACAGACTTTCGACTTGTTGATCCGCCACGGCCAAAAGCCCGCCAACTGGCCGCTTGACCAGGAGTGTCCGCCCGTCTACCGGCTCTTCAACCTACCGACGGCGCAGGCGATTGCGGGGACACTAATTCGGCAGCGCGACCCCAAGGAGGAGCTCCGTCGCGCGTTCAGGCTGTTCGATATAGACGGCAAGGGCATGATCACGCAGGACGATCTGAGGAGGGTGAGCAAGCAGGTGGGGAATAACATACCGGATGCGGATATCACGGCCATGATTGAAGAGTTTGATGCGAGTGGGAAGGGGGGAGTGGACGAGGATGAGTttttgaggttgatgatgagtaAGAAATGA